In Camelus bactrianus isolate YW-2024 breed Bactrian camel chromosome 18, ASM4877302v1, whole genome shotgun sequence, one DNA window encodes the following:
- the SLX1A gene encoding structure-specific endonuclease subunit SLX1 isoform X3 has protein sequence MGPAGGEARPGRFFGVYLLYCLNPRHRGRVYVGFTINPARRVQQHNAGRKKGGAWRTSGRGPWEMVLIVHGFPSAVAALRFEWAWQHPQASRRLAHVGPRLRGEASFAFHLRVLAHMLRAPPWERLPLTLRWLRADFRQDLCPPPPPHVPLAFGPLPPRAPAPRRRASPLVDTEKERDHDTEAFCTLCARVLQDEEGPLCCPHAGCSLRAHVICLAEEFLQEEPGQLLPLEGQCPGAWPGGGL, from the exons ATGGGCCCCGCAGGGGGCGAGGCGAGGCCCGGGCGTTTCTTTGGCGTTTACTTGCTCTACTGCCTAAACCCTCGGCACCGGGGCCGCGTTTACGTCGGGTTCACCATCAACCCTGCTCGTCGGGTCCAGCAGCATAACGCGGGCCGCAAAAAAGGCGGGGCCTGGAGGACCAGTGGGCGCGGGCCCTG GGAAATGGTGCTCATCGTACACGGCTTCCCGTCTGCTGTGGCCGCCCTTCGG TTCGAGTGGGCATGGCAGCACCCACAGGCCTCGCGCCGCCTGGCGCACGTGGGTCCGCGCCTGCGCGGCGAAGCCTCCTTCGCCTTCCATCTGCGCGTGCTGGCTCACATGCTGCGCGCGCCGCCCTGGGAGCGCCTCCCGCTCACCTTGCGCTGGCTCCGAGCTGACTTCCGCCAGGACCTCTGCCCACCGCCGCCTCCACACGTGCCACTGGCCTTCGGGCCTCTGCCACCCCGGGCCCCGGCCCCGAGGCGCCGCGCCAGTCCCTTGGTTGACACGGAGAAGGAGCGGGACCATGATACCGAGGCCTTCTGCACCCTGTGCGCGCGCGTGCTCCAG GATGAAGAGGGCCCCCTGTGTTGCCCCCACGCTGGCTGCTCCCTAAGGGCCCATGTGATCTGCCTGGCAGAGGAGTTTCTACAGGAGGAGCCAGGGCAGCTTCTGCCTCTAGAGGGCCAATGCCCTGG ggcctggcctggaggAGGCTTGTAA
- the SLX1A gene encoding structure-specific endonuclease subunit SLX1 isoform X2, with the protein MGPAGGEARPGRFFGVYLLYCLNPRHRGRVYVGFTINPARRVQQHNAGRKKGGAWRTSGRGPWEMVLIVHGFPSAVAALRFEWAWQHPQASRRLAHVGPRLRGEASFAFHLRVLAHMLRAPPWERLPLTLRWLRADFRQDLCPPPPPHVPLAFGPLPPRAPAPRRRASPLVDTEKERDHDTEAFCTLCARVLQDEEGPLCCPHAGCSLRAHVICLAEEFLQEEPGQLLPLEGQCPGCKNSLLWGDLIWLCRMGTEEEEEDLELEEEHWTDMLEI; encoded by the exons ATGGGCCCCGCAGGGGGCGAGGCGAGGCCCGGGCGTTTCTTTGGCGTTTACTTGCTCTACTGCCTAAACCCTCGGCACCGGGGCCGCGTTTACGTCGGGTTCACCATCAACCCTGCTCGTCGGGTCCAGCAGCATAACGCGGGCCGCAAAAAAGGCGGGGCCTGGAGGACCAGTGGGCGCGGGCCCTG GGAAATGGTGCTCATCGTACACGGCTTCCCGTCTGCTGTGGCCGCCCTTCGG TTCGAGTGGGCATGGCAGCACCCACAGGCCTCGCGCCGCCTGGCGCACGTGGGTCCGCGCCTGCGCGGCGAAGCCTCCTTCGCCTTCCATCTGCGCGTGCTGGCTCACATGCTGCGCGCGCCGCCCTGGGAGCGCCTCCCGCTCACCTTGCGCTGGCTCCGAGCTGACTTCCGCCAGGACCTCTGCCCACCGCCGCCTCCACACGTGCCACTGGCCTTCGGGCCTCTGCCACCCCGGGCCCCGGCCCCGAGGCGCCGCGCCAGTCCCTTGGTTGACACGGAGAAGGAGCGGGACCATGATACCGAGGCCTTCTGCACCCTGTGCGCGCGCGTGCTCCAG GATGAAGAGGGCCCCCTGTGTTGCCCCCACGCTGGCTGCTCCCTAAGGGCCCATGTGATCTGCCTGGCAGAGGAGTTTCTACAGGAGGAGCCAGGGCAGCTTCTGCCTCTAGAGGGCCAATGCCCTGG CTGTAAGAACTCACTGCTGTGGGGAGACCTGATCTGGCTGTGCCGGATGGGCaccgaggaggaagaggaggacttGGAGTTGGAAGAG GAACACTGGACTGACATGCTGGAGATCTGA
- the BOLA2B gene encoding bolA-like protein 2: MELSAEYLREKLQRDLEAEHVEVEDTTPNRCASSFRVLVVSAKFEGKPLLQRHRLVNTCLAEELLHIHAFEQKTLTPEQWAREQQK, encoded by the exons ATGGAACTGAGCGCCGAGTACCTCCGGGAGAAGCTGCAGCGGGACCTTGAGGCGGAGCACGTG GAAGTGGAGGACACGACTCCCAACCGTTGCGCGTCCAGCTTCCGAGTCCTCGTGGTGTCGGCCAAATTCGAGGGGAAGCCGCTGCTTCAGAGACACCG GCTTGTGAACACGTGCCTAGCGGAAGAGCTCCTGCACATCCATGCTTTTGAGCAGAAAACCCTGACACCAGAGCAGTGGGCCCGTGAGCAGCAGAAATAA
- the SLX1A gene encoding structure-specific endonuclease subunit SLX1 isoform X1 produces MGPAGGEARPGRFFGVYLLYCLNPRHRGRVYVGFTINPARRVQQHNAGRKKGGAWRTSGRGPWEMVLIVHGFPSAVAALRFEWAWQHPQASRRLAHVGPRLRGEASFAFHLRVLAHMLRAPPWERLPLTLRWLRADFRQDLCPPPPPHVPLAFGPLPPRAPAPRRRASPLVDTEKERDHDTEAFCTLCARVLQDEEGPLCCPHAGCSLRAHVICLAEEFLQEEPGQLLPLEGQCPGCKNSLLWGDLIWLCRMGTEEEEEDLELEEVRGGSAASFPTPPHLLGCL; encoded by the exons ATGGGCCCCGCAGGGGGCGAGGCGAGGCCCGGGCGTTTCTTTGGCGTTTACTTGCTCTACTGCCTAAACCCTCGGCACCGGGGCCGCGTTTACGTCGGGTTCACCATCAACCCTGCTCGTCGGGTCCAGCAGCATAACGCGGGCCGCAAAAAAGGCGGGGCCTGGAGGACCAGTGGGCGCGGGCCCTG GGAAATGGTGCTCATCGTACACGGCTTCCCGTCTGCTGTGGCCGCCCTTCGG TTCGAGTGGGCATGGCAGCACCCACAGGCCTCGCGCCGCCTGGCGCACGTGGGTCCGCGCCTGCGCGGCGAAGCCTCCTTCGCCTTCCATCTGCGCGTGCTGGCTCACATGCTGCGCGCGCCGCCCTGGGAGCGCCTCCCGCTCACCTTGCGCTGGCTCCGAGCTGACTTCCGCCAGGACCTCTGCCCACCGCCGCCTCCACACGTGCCACTGGCCTTCGGGCCTCTGCCACCCCGGGCCCCGGCCCCGAGGCGCCGCGCCAGTCCCTTGGTTGACACGGAGAAGGAGCGGGACCATGATACCGAGGCCTTCTGCACCCTGTGCGCGCGCGTGCTCCAG GATGAAGAGGGCCCCCTGTGTTGCCCCCACGCTGGCTGCTCCCTAAGGGCCCATGTGATCTGCCTGGCAGAGGAGTTTCTACAGGAGGAGCCAGGGCAGCTTCTGCCTCTAGAGGGCCAATGCCCTGG CTGTAAGAACTCACTGCTGTGGGGAGACCTGATCTGGCTGTGCCGGATGGGCaccgaggaggaagaggaggacttGGAGTTGGAAGAGGTGAGGGGTGGCTCTGCCGCCAGCTTCCCGACGCCACCCCATCTCCTGGGATGCCTTTGA
- the SLX1A gene encoding structure-specific endonuclease subunit SLX1 isoform X4: MVLIVHGFPSAVAALRFEWAWQHPQASRRLAHVGPRLRGEASFAFHLRVLAHMLRAPPWERLPLTLRWLRADFRQDLCPPPPPHVPLAFGPLPPRAPAPRRRASPLVDTEKERDHDTEAFCTLCARVLQDEEGPLCCPHAGCSLRAHVICLAEEFLQEEPGQLLPLEGQCPGCKNSLLWGDLIWLCRMGTEEEEEDLELEEVRGGSAASFPTPPHLLGCL; encoded by the exons ATGGTGCTCATCGTACACGGCTTCCCGTCTGCTGTGGCCGCCCTTCGG TTCGAGTGGGCATGGCAGCACCCACAGGCCTCGCGCCGCCTGGCGCACGTGGGTCCGCGCCTGCGCGGCGAAGCCTCCTTCGCCTTCCATCTGCGCGTGCTGGCTCACATGCTGCGCGCGCCGCCCTGGGAGCGCCTCCCGCTCACCTTGCGCTGGCTCCGAGCTGACTTCCGCCAGGACCTCTGCCCACCGCCGCCTCCACACGTGCCACTGGCCTTCGGGCCTCTGCCACCCCGGGCCCCGGCCCCGAGGCGCCGCGCCAGTCCCTTGGTTGACACGGAGAAGGAGCGGGACCATGATACCGAGGCCTTCTGCACCCTGTGCGCGCGCGTGCTCCAG GATGAAGAGGGCCCCCTGTGTTGCCCCCACGCTGGCTGCTCCCTAAGGGCCCATGTGATCTGCCTGGCAGAGGAGTTTCTACAGGAGGAGCCAGGGCAGCTTCTGCCTCTAGAGGGCCAATGCCCTGG CTGTAAGAACTCACTGCTGTGGGGAGACCTGATCTGGCTGTGCCGGATGGGCaccgaggaggaagaggaggacttGGAGTTGGAAGAGGTGAGGGGTGGCTCTGCCGCCAGCTTCCCGACGCCACCCCATCTCCTGGGATGCCTTTGA
- the CORO1A gene encoding coronin-1A, translated as MSRQVVRSSKFRHVFGQPAKADQCYEDVRVSQTTWDSGFCAVNPKFMALICEASGGGAFLVLPLGKTGRVDKNVPTVCGHTAPVLDIAWCPHNDNVIASGSEDCTVMVWEIPDGGLTLPLREPVVTLEGHTKRVGIVAWHPTAQNVLLSAGCDNVILVWDVGTGAAVLTLGSDVHPDTIYSVDWSRDGGLICTSCRDKRVRIIEPRKGTIVAEKERPHEGTRPVRAVFVSDGKILTTGFSRMSERQVALWDTKHLEEPLSLQELDTSSGVLLPFFDPDTNIVYLCGKGDSSIRYFEITSEAPFLHYLSMFSSKESQRGMGYMPKRGLEVNKCEIARFYKLHERRCEPIAMTVPRKSDLFQEDLYPPTAGPDAALTAEEWLGGRDAGPLLISLKDGYVPPKSRELRVNRGLDTGRRKTAAEASGAPSSDAVSRLEEEMRKLQATVQELQKRLDRLEETVQAK; from the exons ATGAGCCGGCAGGTGGTCCGTTCCAGTAAGTTCCGCCATGTGTTTGGACAGCCAGCCAAGGCCGACCAGTGCTATGAGGACGTGCGTGTCTCACAGACCACCTGGGACAGTGGCTTCTGCGCTGTCAACCCCAAGTTCATGGCCCTGATCTGTGAGGCCAGCGGGGGAGGGGCCTTCCTGGTGCTGCCCCTGGGCAAG ACTGGACGCGTAGACAAGAATGTGCCTACGGTCTGTGGCCATACCGCCCCCGTGCTGGACATTGCTTGGTGCCCGCACAATGATAACGTCATTGCCAGTGGCTCTGAGGACTGCACAGTCATG GTGTGGGAGATCCCTGATGGGGGTCTGACGCTGCCCCTGCGGGAGCCTGTTGTCACACTGGAGGGACACACCAAGCGCGTAGGCATCGTGGCCTGGCACCCCACAGCCCAGAATGTGCTGCTGAGTGCAG GTTGCGACAACGTGATCTTGGTGTGGGACGTGGGCACTGGGGCGGCTGTGCTGACACTGGGCTCGGACGTGCACCCGGACACGATCTACAGCGTGGACTGGAGCCGAGATGGCGGCCTCATCTGCACCTCCTGCCGCGACAAGCGAGTTCGCATCATTGAGCCCCGCAAAGGCACCATTGTCGCT GAGAAGGAGCGTCCCCACGAAGGGACCCGGCCGGTGCGTGCTGTGTTTGTGTCAGATGGAAAGATCCTGACCACTGGCTTCAGCCGCATGAGCGAGCGGCAGGTGGCACTGTGGGACACG AAGCACCTGGAGGAGCCGCTGTCCCTGCAGGAGCTGGACACGAGCAGTGGTGTCCTGCTGCCCTTCTTTGACCCCGACACCAACATTGTCTACCTCTGTGGCAAG GGTGACAGCTCCATCCGGTACTTCGAGATCACTTCCGAGGCCCCATTCCTGCACTATCTCTCCATGTTCAGTTCCAAGGAGTCCCAGCGTGGCATGGGCTACATGCCTAAACGCGGTCTGGAGGTGAACAAGTGTGAGATTGCCAG ATTCTACAAGCTGCATGAGCGGAGGTGTGAACCCATTGCCATGACGGTGCCTAGAAAG TCGGACCTGTTCCAGGAGGACCTGTACCCGCCCACTGCAGGGCCTGACGCTGCCCTCACGGCTGAGGAGTGGCTGGGGGGTCGGGATGCAGGGCCCCTCCTTATTTCCCTCAAGGATGGCTACGTGCCCCCAAAGAGCCGGGAGCTGAGGGTCAACCGGGGCCTGGACACTGGGCGCAGGAAGACAGCAGCAGAGGCCAGTGGTGCTCCCAGCTCG GATGCTGTATCCCGGCTGGAGGAGGAGATGAGGAAGCTCCAGGCCACCGTGCAGGAACTACAGAAGCGCCTGGATAGGCTGGAGGAGACAGTCCAGGCCAAGTAG